In Anomaloglossus baeobatrachus isolate aAnoBae1 chromosome 2, aAnoBae1.hap1, whole genome shotgun sequence, the DNA window gtgctggtaaagtgggagatttgtacaatgtaaaagggattttgaataaggaaggctatcactccattttgcaatgccatgccataccctgtggacagcgcttgattggagccaatttcatcctacaacaggacaatgacccaaagcacacctccaaattatgcatgacctatttagggaagaagcaggcagctggtattctatctgtaatggagtggccagcccagtcaccagatctcaaccctattgagctgttgtgggagcagcttgaccgtatggtacgcaaaatgtGCCCAtggagccaatccaacttgtgggaggagaTTCTAGAAGCATGGGGTCAATTACCTcctgattacctccgcaaattaacacctagaaagccaaaggtctgcaaagctggaattgctgcaaaggagcattctgtgacaatagtaaagtctgaaggagaaaattattatttcaagtaaaaatcattagttCTAacccaatgtctggactatattttctattcattatgcaactcatttgataaataaaagtgtgatttgtcatggaaaagacaaaattgtctgtgtgaccccaaacgtttgaactctagtgtatatatatatatatattttccaatGGAAATATGACTGCGTTGCTATTCTTCCCTGTAAATTCCATCCAtatacacaagcacacacaaggGCTGTATATTTATATAATACCCCGCGTGCTGATAATCACATGACGGTATACTACTACTGTAGAGACATATGACACGTGATTCTCCGGCAGCCAATAGCTGTCCGTCCTAGTAACACTCCCCCAGTGTGACGCCGGTAACCATGAGGCCGCTGAGCAGCAGTGACCTTGTGTGCCGGCTGGATCCGCATCTGTGGCTGCTGCTCCCGGGTCACCTGCGCCGCGGTCAGTGCCGGCTCCCCCGGTCttcggtgctgtgcccggtgctgagCTCTCATGTCTAATGAAATGGAGCCGAGGGAGCCAGTGACCAGCAGGAAGGCTCCGCTGCTGCCCCGGGGAGGATGGCTGCTGCCCACATGTATCCTGTGCACTAACGGCTTCTTCTCCAACCTCAGACCCTCGGAGCCCTTTCTCACCCCGTACCTGCTGGGGCCGGACAAGAACCTCACAGAGCGGCAGGTGGGTACCTGATATCTGATATGGAGCATGCGCTGCCGAGACCTGATCAGCGGGGGCTCCAGCCTCATATTGGGTCACCCGCCTTGTAAAGCGTGTCCCACTCACCACGGCCCCATACAATATGCCAGCCATGTGCAGTGCCAGCCATGGAACAGGGCCCCCATGTGCAGTGCCAGCCATGGAACAGGGCCCCCATGTGCAGTGCCAGCCATGGAACAGGGCCCCCATGTGCAGTGCCAGCCATGGAACAGGGCCCCCATGTGCAGTGCCAGCCATGGAACAGGGCCCCCATGTGCAGTGCCAGCCATGGAACAGGGCCCCCATGGAACAATGCTCCCCCCATGTACAACGCCCCTATAAGCAATGCTGGCTACATCACATATAGAAGAGCCCTTGTACCCAGCTTGGCAGTTGCCACTGCACAGTGTGCCAGGGAAGACTGGTCCTGCACTTGGTGTAAGCCAGTGAGGGTTTCCCCAATATATAAACTTCCCTTATACACTGTGTCAGGCAGAAAATAATGTCGCCATACACCATGCCTGATGGTGACTTCCCACATAGTGCACAGTACATAGTGCTCTTATACACAATGCCAGCCACCATGTTCCTCTGCTCCAGTGATGGAGGATTCCTGCTCCATTCATCTGATGTGTCCTGCGCCACCTCCTATGACTATGTGCACTTGGCATCCCTCCTCAGAAGTAGTATATAGTGTGTGGCAGGGGGATGGTGTAGGTGTTAGTGCATGCGGCTGTGTTAtgttgtgtatgtggctgtgttatAGTGTGTCAGTGTGGTAATAGGGCCGTGTTATAGGGCAGGATAATAGGGGTGTGATAATAGGGCTGTGTTAtgttgtgtatgtggctgtgttatAGTGTCAGTGTGGTAATAGGGCCGTGTTATAGGGGTGTGGTAATAGGGCTGTTATGTTGTGTATGTGGCTGTTATAGTGTCAGTGTGGTAATAGGGCTGTATTATAGGGTGGGATAATAGGGCAGTATTACTATGGTGAAAACACTGCGTTTCTGGTTTTCCGCTTGTGACAGGACTGTTAGTCATTCGGGATTGTTGTGAAACTGATGTGGTGACAGTAGAACAAACCCAATCCCTACGCTGGCTGATGGAACAAGTTCTCATAGGTTATTCACAGTATAACAAACGTCTCATTTTGCAGAATGTCTTCGCTGTGTCGTTGCCTCCATGTGTGGTGTGTGCAGGAAGCTGCTATAGGAAGCTCCTGGATGTCTTTGTGGAGACactgggtcagtgggtgctctcgtccgctggcccggccgcctttagaaagacagcgtggctcagggctcatcccaactgaaagcCGACCTCCttaaaccgtgggcggaacactactcagacaacacagggtgagggaatcacaatattaacggcacataaccagcaaaacacacaaatgtaacaagcaacagagtctcacccttccgctggctcaccagggatttataatgtccttgcctcagagcttccagggctatttactccaatccagcagcaccccgattttggcaggcacccaccgagaaaggaataacgccagatttaggaagctggctgaggtctgcaaagtctgtaccaggtgactgggttgtcccaacctgggtttcctccttaagtagtctctggtttgatgatataatcctggcagccgtagtcgaaatccctagactgtggatatggtctccaatcggaaccggagtccctagattgaagccacaaggtatcctgatcctctagccagctcctaagagcttagactggatcatgcacatccatcaacaattgGTGACTTAaataaatcccttttatagccataaccttcccttaggatatactgtttccttatcggattggttgtacaaggttgcttctcttattggatgaatttcaagctgcatggataatgttcatttaaatgatgtggatagaaagactgaggatatctacatggagtctgcaagtcacagactagacaatgtctactaaggtaatttacattggaTTAGCAATACGCAACTACATTACCATGGACGCTCAGAGGGTCTGGTAGAaataatagtttagcaaacatgagttagcacacagaagaacaatacgtctggctgaattttaagaaactttacccatgctaggcattgggtgtccatgtcgtcacagtcttCAGCAGCCCCATGTGTAGGGGATGCTACAGGTGGTCATTTGAAAGGAGTTGTACAGGAATCCTCCCCTCCCCCGCTGGTTATATTGGGCATGGAGAGAAGCCGCTCCACTCTGTCAGAACCATCAAGATTGGGTCCATTTATTAGAATAGCTGAGCTCATCATACCTTGGTGTCATACTGTTGAGCTGCGTCTCTCCACACCCGATGTCTGATCAGGTGTAGAGTATACCAGCGTGACCCCTCTAACCCCCAGCATTGGTCTGGATATTGAGATCCTTATAGCCGTCTGCTATTCTTCCCCACTCCGCCATGTATATACCTGGCAGAAGAGGTGGGCGATATCTGACCCCTCTGGCATCAACTTATCCCTTATGTGACATCTGTCAGTGCAAATCACCATCTCCTTCCATCATGCACTGGTATGTGGTTTATGACATCAGAGTTTGTGCTCTACGTCAAGGGGGCGCCATGTGGCTGACAGCTGGGGGTGCTGCTCGCTAGGCAGTGGCAGTCTTATGGCTGGCGCTGTATAATACGCATTAGTCGCGCCAGACACTTGTTTTAAAGACAAAGTTCATAGTATTCAATAAGAAATTGACATGAAACCCCCAAATAAGAAGTTGTGCACCAACAAAGGTGAGGATAAGGAATAGTGCACCCTTCTGCTCCTTATGGTTGGTGATGAATAATCTTACAATTTACACTAAATTATCTCATGAATTGACAATTTGTATGacagtttttttaatttattttttttctcaatttctAGGTGTTTAATGAGGTTTATCCGGTCTGGACGTATTCGTACCTGCTGCTGCTCTTTCCAGTCTTCATCACTACGGACTATCTCCGATACAAGCCTGTAATTGTCCTGCAGGGGCTCAGTCTGATCATTACCTGGTTCATGCTCCTCTATGCTCAGGGGACTCTGGCCATCCAGTTCCTCGAGTTCTTCTATGGTATTTCCACAGCAACAGAAATTGCCTATTATTCCTATATTTACAGCATGGTAGAGCCTAGGGTCTACCAGAAGGTGACCAGCTACTGCCGTACCGCCACATTAACCGGCTTCACGGTGGGTTCTGTTACCGGGCAGGTTCTACGGTCGGTGGCCCACTGGTCGCTATTCAGTCTGAATGTCATCTCCTTAATCAGTGTCTCAATTGCATTTTCCACTGCGTGGTTTTTACCAATGCCAAGAAAAAGTCTATTTTTCCACCAAAGCTTAATTGATGGCAAAGAAAGCAAGAGAGGCGAATATGAAAAGAAAGGAAACCAACAAAATGGTGACCTGGAGTGCGCTGCCGAGGAGATTGAAGCTCGCGTGCCCCTGAACACTAATTTACACTATGTTGCGGGCAAGGTAATGGTTGATTATTTGTAAATTCATGTAAATGTAATATGATGAAGGAGCGCAGCGTCCCAGGACCCCAGTGTCttacacctctggtggaagggcacATAAGCCCTATCACCCCATAACAAAACTCTGAATGTGCTGATCAGCCCATAGCTGGGCCTATCACCCTCCCTGCCACTCCTGAATAGTAAGTATGCCCTAAAGCAAGTATCCACCTGGTACTAAACAAGTATGGAGGCATTAGCCAGTTCATGAACAGGCACTTTTTCTGAACTTTTTTTTAAATCCCCttccccccgcccccccccacttTCTGATTTTGCCAGTAAGTGGGGCTGGTGTATTACAGTAGAAATCCAGCCTCATGGCTTCATAGTAAAGCTGACTAGGGTCTCCGAAGATCCAGCGATTCTTGCTCCCTCCCTTTACCAAGTGATCACAGCAAACAGCGATTTCTCCATACTGTGTGCACAGCATTGGCATTATACAGCGATAGGGAAGGCAGCGATGGTAACAAACAGCCTCTGACTTCTctgtggggagtctggctgtgtctgacagccagCTCTCCGCATCTCCACAATGTTGTACAGCTATTGTACTTTGCAGTTACATTTCAGAAAGTCACTGCAGAGTAGAGCTTGGACTGCCCAGATGTTTATCAGTTATAGGCAGTATAGAAgtagttaaaatgtttttttactCTGCTGTGCTGAATAATAGTACCTCTAGATCACCCTCAGTAGTGGTAAAAATGTGGTGAAAGCATTACATGGTATACTATTCTAGTGATTGGCGGGCTACCCTCAGTCACCCCACACTAATGTGTAATTTTAGCGGATCTCTATTATATGCTGTAACTGACATTTATACAAATCCCTCCCGACCCCCAAGTCTTTCATTGCTCTCAATTCATATTCAGCCTTTGGCTTAGGAATTGAGATGCCTGAGAAATACTAGATGTCATGAACCTACTGCACTTTCCTATGAAGGCATTCTGCAGTTTGTTCCTGTGCACTGATACATAGAAGATGCAGAACCGTGCAGTAATTATTGAAATATAGTTTAAGTTCCACAAAGATTTACATTACTTCTATAATTTTAATGCAACTGTAACAACTGGCATCCAAAAACCTTAAGAGGAAACACTAAAGAAGCGGATTTCTTTACTATTAGAATTGTATTACTTTGCTTTTCTTATTGATCTTGTTTTGTTCAATCTTTCTTTTTCCATTTCTACCTTCTTTAGGAGAAAAATTTCTTTCAGGTGACCTcttaatattaatataatataactgcacaacCATCCATCATGTCTGTCAAGCCACAATATGTTGTACTTTAATAATCCGCAGTCATGTAAATGCCATGATGGATTTAATCATTTATGGAATGTTTGTAATCCGATTTGTTGCCAGGGAATTTTTCAGTTTCCAAATGACATTTGAGTTCAGATGCCCATGAACGGTGTAAAGGCGGTCTGTGTGCTTGAGAGTTTTTAGCCTGTCGATTGTACCTCGGGCTGttgatgtaattattaaattgttctcAAAAAATGTTCTGATCtggagacccccactgatcagtcAAAACATAGCTCTGAAGTTCACAAGTTCTGCATGCACAGTGGTGTACAGGCTCAATGGTAAGTCTATGGGTTCTCGCAATCTCTCTCGATCCGTAGACCTACCATTGAGCCTATACACTGCTTTGTTCCTGTAGTTCATGTGTGTTTTGACCGATCGGTGGAGGTAGCGGGATCCAGACCCCACTGAGCAACACTATGCAGCACCTTTAATGCAATCCAGCTTTGACCTTGCTTTAAAGGCAAATTTCCTCTCTCCTCTTCGTAGACATTTATGGCATAATCACAGGATGTGCCCTATATACCATGCGAGAGTCGGCGCACAGGTGAGGAGAGGTTAATCTCTCCACTGCCTGTCTCGTCGTAtagtggactgcactcggatgttatctgagtgcagtccaatgtatcaGACGCACCTatacacttgtatgggtgcgtgtgatccGATTTGCGGAGGCACGCTCATGCAGCAATTAATTTCTCATGCTGAATCTGCATGAGAACtctcagatctgctctgcctcattaacattggtctgagtgcaatactAGATTTTCTCACCTTGCACTCATCCGATATAATCGCTAATGTGAGCGAGGCCTTTACTTTAGCAGTTACAGCTGAgtgagcgtcagtgcatgtgttttcttgtttgttttttcttcacacTTCTGACCATGTTCTCCTTTTTCATAGTTCACAGCAAAGGTTACTTTAGTGACCGTGCTTAGAGCATTGTGGAAGGACTTCTTACACTGCTACTCGTCCCGGACCCTCCTCTGCTGGTCGGTCTGGTGGGCTTTGTCTACATGCGGATACTTCCAAGTGGTGAACTATTCTCAGGGATTATGGGAAATGGTTGCTCCGTCTTCCCAGTCAGAGATTTACAATGGCAGCGTTGAAGCAGTCGCCACACTCCTGGGTAAGTTGATTTCAGGTCAAGCACCTGAGTACATGACTGCACATATTTACAGAGGAACACAAAAGGAGCTGCGTGGTGGTGACTCAGCAACATTTCTATTGTATCTACTGGATTTGGGATTTCATGGCCATGTGTATCTGTTTGTTTTTATAGGTGCGGTTGCCGTCTTTATTGTTGGGTATATTAAAATTTCATGGTCCACTTGGGGCGAGCTGCTGCTGGCTGCTTTTGCTATGATTATTGCGGTTACTGTATATATCATGGACGTTGTCGGAAACATCTGGGTTTGC includes these proteins:
- the SLC19A2 gene encoding thiamine transporter 1 — encoded protein: MSNEMEPREPVTSRKAPLLPRGGWLLPTCILCTNGFFSNLRPSEPFLTPYLLGPDKNLTERQVFNEVYPVWTYSYLLLLFPVFITTDYLRYKPVIVLQGLSLIITWFMLLYAQGTLAIQFLEFFYGISTATEIAYYSYIYSMVEPRVYQKVTSYCRTATLTGFTVGSVTGQVLRSVAHWSLFSLNVISLISVSIAFSTAWFLPMPRKSLFFHQSLIDGKESKRGEYEKKGNQQNGDLECAAEEIEARVPLNTNLHYVAGKFTAKVTLVTVLRALWKDFLHCYSSRTLLCWSVWWALSTCGYFQVVNYSQGLWEMVAPSSQSEIYNGSVEAVATLLGAVAVFIVGYIKISWSTWGELLLAAFAMIIAVTVYIMDVVGNIWVCYVMYVLFRSIYMILITIATFQIAANLSMECYALVFGVNTFIALVLQTLMTVIVVDSCGLGLDLFTQFKIYAGYFAVISIVFFVSAVSHIVKNCRRPKQDTLDSSGT